From Cercospora beticola chromosome 6, complete sequence, a single genomic window includes:
- a CDS encoding uncharacterized protein (MEROPS:MER0185433), with translation MTAAVNGDWSRDHLADANPDLTRKRQRLSEEVEASPNPSDDSVVVEALPPDEVDLVHNISSAIELQDDNNMELFSSTLRLDPNQPTIRPIDQINFLINTVNEAESNLSTIFFDRLGTWLDNHVTQVSPDSSDIRERYLDDADFFSQLGVLCFSIFQRQGDLFPEDEVTRYELDALGRSVRRFTEATVALAHRLVAYLPGVFDSAVSRRDSAQTTKTRHHVPMLCWIQVLAQTVTLHGAFSLRAYCHHKLGFEAKVHAEQWRRDFCSTTLTALSQLLHGLSQHDREIDNSWPVMDAILRIVHALDLTVSKDIDRLLATCHLTLLPLVCAKHSRALPECFHQLLVEVSQKLLAVMIRSADEEGIANLYRQYVRSDHDGLLAEHCREDESLAQLKDVSEHNEDVLRGLIVTSWALQAYRSYVFSDIMDVRSNGLTLLSARLRQIFHEYKVANGGVDHPVPQYASRFLRTNEFTKYIFGPDSHASLVKHSQDVIGFLAVTNAYTEFETDIIWNSCTNSVEGEFAKAAFMILTDVSKYLGFDNLLYLAKKYTTTEPIKLGQDVVESLTELFQKVQVKADSESGSCQRLATAFISIDIMMRVDATTRTALSAHLRQTAKLELFRFTKSPQSDAEDRVEIFRRCIPHIVESTRHATTCIEIVVMFLHDDRSEEEVRGLLGLLSVEAAVDEMVRYVSENRITSITQLQTYDVGAMDGRLELLIRLLQHAGSKPNEGLSKLIFKYTIGDLAICNAARERAWRTFARDTPVARQLLTQWLRIEVMDLSPRYTTQALLDHLCHRLQMWLQREQADEEFSQILDLTTWMKLVQVAESPWQVSAIAQELICQVLFILPRGGVSKSSILACHTKFAERQIGKACEQSARADLPEHREGVADVVGKIGLLQAVLNGSKQHTDLYDGTPGPELCLDGDAQDSVVQYTLEVQGVGHHHPRVVTVRANAETKVSELLSRLPDITGAASHRMIVAGHEVALEGRADSLLSDLGVQISGVIAISPKHSILSDVGKLLTCTGAIEQQILEHHDQLEELLDAAEPIAAKAFGLLISIPVPKHIRTKLCSEQVSASVLFPPESRWRTMFYLNTIERHLKDLARLGVADEAFVVRGIAMLVHTLEHHTLPEQEAICVQIMRILTAFLREKPPAPTIETLIDEPVQFATCMIRICEYAASTPQEQVRTRHELIKGAFELLQEICRRQPLAWQKFTEDVYVTELHAKILFHDDIELSACAAALVKNFSIDQSTPDVAIEFYTKVVLDILPRALSHGDRAKQFFDLATQLLLNNSKLWTDETSAREITKSLLDTMWEYEHDESEDLPILDMVVTGLFGLVKESISILRSFKKPLELPGLAAEIFSQFLFAHDAQHDADDSPRISNAGSTAFTSRQLYHPQSRHEAYELLRTVCVTKEDFQDLLSAMDKPLQATRNSPADRFPGRKDYLRPPAQCSGLTNLGQTCYMNSLLQQLFANVKFRQFIFDTPTDNMRPNQQILLQELKSLFAWMQNSADPVASTSKLAIALGTEVGSQEDVHGFYEDFLSKLELEMPNQAAKKALAEFYTGKLITQIKGECNHVSPRTESFVDLPIVVKNKRDLAETLDELVQGEPMQGTNQYRCQSCDPDGDGRLVNAMRRSCPDVIPDNLTFCLKRFEFDPINGIETKVNDRFEFPQTIDMSKYHHAYLDNPETSVDEDLFELVGVIVHMGTNGFGHYWSYTLLRNTGIPGSRTWIKLEDRNVTTCQDGLAQVQHECFGGLRFNSGNERSDNAYVLFYERKRVLEEQIALPFISLDPVSQAVLPPRVAFDNDLEDEIRKHNAMCHRNAHLFDADFAALMEWILAQSKLSGFVAPSGDSPSPEASSDAGSDNEKAEDGEQQQSHETREETPLDDFTKALSNVSTTFIQRIASCDPTPVKKLNMCFNGLYAMFPDNLKLVDAVLRDLVKNTWFWGILGSGKKAARATIQSFLYRALSKVRGHDRACHDFVVSQLRSLHAYYIHRPESVVALDWSDYLSFAGSLAAIGPSDTAAMLDCGYWIWAFEMIRLPFDKATRAKYPGLFDQILALPEKMAAVYQFLLSLVENHLETLDINNFSPDTEPHVVQNGKTLLKERELALLAQTSGVSHVFTWLRAARYAEVTNSGSWKDFAPGKLLGALVGPNASPELYSATRNALMQHIDSEEEQFSALLSLAMHFCTNTESQDDAQIVFAAVARVTPAWEGSEGELLQILPSAMEEIPTVVLMTLDLWVKHLLLIKASGVREPAANFVVQNVYDRNPDLTEPNVVTVHARLAAQLVREGGLEMQLAYDEGRSRARFENIIHVYQYIAPYLESFRSQVADEIRAGNEGSLPLDLRIEWERAQQTLAMLEELGSVVAQWESETTGSALPSGVIRSREEDSDEYESDDEDAEDGWDSSSDLA, from the coding sequence CACGTGCCCATGCTCTGTTGGATACAAGTCCTCGCACAGACAGTGACTTTGCACGGAGCGTTCTCTTTGCGAGCATATTGCCACCACAAGCTGGGGTTTGAGGCGAAGGTGCACGCCGAACAGTGGAGGCGAGACTTCTGTTCGACGACACTAACAGCGCTGTCACAACTCTTGCACGGACTGTCTCAGCACGATCGCGAGATCGACAACTCATGGCCAGTCATGGACGCGATTCTTCGCATTGTCCATGCGCTCGACTTGACAGTCAGCAAAGACATCGATCGCCTTCTAGCCACATGCCATCTGACACTGCTTCCTCTGGTGTGTGCCAAGCATTCACGAGCTCTTCCGGAGTGTTTCCATCAGCTGCTTGTCGAAGTTTCGCAAAAGTTGCTTGCAGTCATGATACGGTCTGCAGATGAAGAGGGCATCGCCAACCTCTATCGACAATATGTGAGGAGCGATCACGATGGGCTCCTTGCCGAGCACTGCCGGGAAGACGAGTCGCTGGCCCAGTTGAAGGACGTGAGCGAGCACAATGAGGACGTCTTGAGGGGGCTGATAGTGACCTCGTGGGCCCTGCAAGCGTATCGATCTTACGTCTTCAGCGACATCATGGACGTGCGAAGTAACGGCTTGACACTGCTGAGCGCGCGCTTGCGGCAAATCTTCCATGAGTACAAAGTCGCCAACGGCGGAGTTGATCACCCCGTGCCACAATACGCATCGCGTTTCCTTCGGACGAACGAATTCACAAAATACATCTTTGGGCCAGATTCTCACGCAAGCTTGGTCAAGCATAGTCAGGACGTCATTGGCTTTCTCGCCGTGACAAACGCATACACGGAGTTCGAGACCGATATAATATGGAATTCTTGCACCAATAGCGTCGAAGGAGAGTTCGCAAAAGCCGCTTTTATGATCTTGACCGATGTCTCCAAGTACTTGGGCTTCGACAACCTTTTGTATTTGGCGAAAAAGTACACCACCACAGAGCCGATCAAGCTGGGTCAGGATGTGGTCGAGTCTCTCACAGAACTGTTTCAAAAAGTTCAGGTCAAAGCCGATTCGGAGTCGGGTAGCTGTCAGCGGCTCGCGACCGCATTCATAAGCATCGACATCATGATGCGCGTGGATGCTACAACCCGAACAGCATTGTCAGCCCATTTAAGGCAGACGGCCAAACTGGAGCTCTTCCGCTTCACAAAATCACCTCAGTCCGATGCCGAAGATCGAGTCGAGATTTTCCGCCGCTGCATCCCGCATATCGTCGAGTCCACAAGGCACGCCACGACTTGCATTGAGATCGTGGTGATGTTCCTGCATGATGACAGATCTGAGGAAGAGGTTCGAGGTCTCCTTGGTCTCCTCTCTGTCGAAGCCGCCGTCGATGAAATGGTGCGGTATGTGTCAGAGAACCGCATAACTTCGATCACTCAGTTGCAGACCTACGATGTGGGCGCCATGGACGGAAGGCTTGAGTTGCTTATTCGCCTCCTTCAACACGCTGGGTCAAAGCCGAATGAGGGACTGTCCAAGCTGATCTTTAAGTACACCATTGGTGACCTGGCGATCTGCAATGCTGCACGCGAACGAGCATGGCGCACATTTGCTCGAGATACACCTGTGGCTCGCCAATTACTCACGCAGTGGCTTCGGATTGAGGTCATGGATCTCTCGCCGCGGTACACCACGCAAGCTTTGCTTGATCACTTATGTCACAGGTTGCAAATGTGGCTGCAGCGTGAACAAGCAGATGAGGAGTTCTCTCAGATACTGGATCTCACAACCTGGATGAAGCTGGTGCAGGTCGCTGAAAGCCCATGGCAAGTGTCCGCGATCGCTCAAGAACTAATCTGCCAAGTACTCTTCATCCTGCCAAGGGGTGGCGTCAGCAAGAGCTCGATCCTTGCATGTCATACCAAATTCGCCGAGCGACAGATTGGCAAGGCATGCGAGCAGTCCGCGAGAGCAGATCTACCTGAGCATAGGGAAGGTGTTGCTGATGTGGTTGGCAAAATTGGTCTTCTCCAGGCCGTACTCAACGGCAGCAAGCAACATACTGATCTGTATGACGGCACACCGGGTCCAGAACTTTGCCTCGACGGTGATGCCCAGGACAGTGTCGTGCAATACACTTTGGAAGTTCAGGGCGTTGGACACCATCATCCACGTGTTGTGACCGTACGTGCAAATGCTGAGACTAAGGTGTCTGAGCTGCTTTCCAGGCTACCTGACATCACGGGGGCTGCATCTCATCGTATGATTGTGGCAGGCCATGAGGTTGCTTTGGAAGGCCGTGCAGACAGCCTCTTGTCAGATCTTGGTGTGCAGATCTCAGGTGTGATTGCTATCAGCCCCAAGCATAGCATTTTAAGTGATGTTGGCAAGTTGTTGACATGCACAGGAGCTATTGAGCAGCAAATTCTGGAGCACCACGACCAGCTGGAAGAGCTCCTGGATGCGGCAGAGCCGATCGCGGCGAAGGCTTTTGGGCTGCTGATTAGCATTCCAGTTCCCAAGCATATCCGCACGAAGCTATGCTCTGAACAGGTTTCTGCATCTGTCCTTTTCCCTCCTGAGTCCCGATGGAGAACCATGTTCTACCTCAACACAATTGAGCGACATCTGAAGGATCTGGCCCGGCTAGGCGTTGCTGATGAGGCTTTCGTTGTTCGTGGTATCGCGATGCTGGTCCATACCCTTGAGCACCACACGCTTCCTGAGCAGGAAGCAATCTGTGTACAAATCATGCGCATCTTGACCGCGTTCCTGCGGGAGAAGCCTCCAGCGCCAACAATCGAAACCCTCATAGATGAGCCGGTGCAGTTTGCTACATGCATGATTCGTATCTGCGAGTATGCTGCTTCAACACCTCAAGAACAGGTCCGTACCCGGCATGAGCTGATCAAGGGAGCATTCGAGCTCTTGCAGGAAATTTGTCGACGGCAGCCGCTGGCCTGGCAAAAGTTCACGGAAGACGTCTACGTGACCGAACTGCATGCTAAAATTCTCTTTCACGATGATATCGAGCTGTCTGCGTGTGCCGCGGCCCTCGTCAAGAACTTCAGCATTGACCAAAGCACCCCTGATGTTGCTATCGAGTTCTACACTAAGGTTGTGCTGGACATACTGCCGCGAGCTCTGTCTCATGGCGATCGTGCAAAGCAGTTCTTCGATCTTGCCACTCAGCTGCTGCTCAACAATTCGAAGCTGTGGACCGACGAAACAAGTGCTCGAGAAATCACGAAATCGTTGCTCGACACAATGTGGGAATACGAGCATGACGAGTCCGAGGACCTTCCTATTCTTGATATGGTCGTGACCGGATTGTTTGGACTTGTCAAGGAATCTATCAGCATTCTGCGCAGTTTCAAGAAGCCCTTGGAATTGCCGGGACTGGCTGCAGAGATATTCTCACAATTCTTATTCGCGCATGACGCTCAACACGACGCGGACGACTCTCCTCGGATCTCCAATGCAGGCTCGACCGCGTTTACATCGCGCCAACTGTATCATCCACAGTCTCGTCACGAAGCCTATGAGCTCCTCAGAACAGTCTGTGTGACCAAGGAAGACTTTCAGGATCTGCTGAGCGCGATGGACAAGCCTCTTCAGGCGACACGCAACAGTCCTGCCGACCGATTTCCAGGGCGCAAGGATTATTTGCGCCCACCCGCTCAATGTTCCGGTCTGACAAATCTGGGCCAGACATGCTATATGAattctcttctgcagcagttGTTCGCCAACGTCAAATTTCGCCAGTTCATATTCGATACGCCGACTGACAACATGAGACCGAACCAGCAGATCCTGCTTCAAGAACTGAAAAGCCTCTTTGCTTGGATGCAGAACAGCGCCGACCCAGTGGCATCCACATCTAAACTCGCCATCGCACTTGGCACTGAGGTCGGCTCGCAAGAGGACGTGCACGGCTTCTACGAGGACTTCTTGAgcaagctcgagctcgagatgCCTAATCAAGCCGCGAAGAAGGCTTTGGCAGAATTCTATACCGGGAAGTTGATCACCCAGATCAAGGGCGAATGTAACCACGTCTCTCCACGGACGGAGTCCTTTGTGGATCTGCCTATTGTAGTCAAGAACAAGAGGGACCTCGCTGAGACTCTTGACGAGCTTGTCCAGGGTGAGCCGATGCAGGGTACCAATCAGTATCGGTGCCAATCCTGCGATCCAGATGGCGATGGACGTCTTGTCAACGCCATGAGAAGGAGTTGTCCAGATGTGATACCTGACAACCTGACATTCTGTCTGAAGCGCTTCGAGTTCGACCCTATTAATGGCATTGAAACCAAGGTCAACGATCGCTTTGAATTCCCTCAGACCATTGATATGTCCAAGTATCATCATGCATACCTCGACAATCCCGAAACAAGCGTAGACGAAGATCTCTTCGAGCTTGTGGGTGTCATTGTGCACATGGGAACCAACGGCTTCGGACACTATTGGTCATACACTCTCCTGCGCAACACTGGAATTCCTGGCTCGCGGACTTGGATCAAGCTCGAAGACAGGAACGTGACGACTTGTCAAGACGGCTTAGCACAGGTGCAGCACGAATGCTTTGGCGGTCTCAGATTCAACAGCGGCAATGAGCGCTCGGACAATGCATATGTGTTGTTCTATGAACGTAAGCGTGTCCTCGAGGAACAAATTGCTTTACCATTCATCTCTCTGGACCCCGTGTCACAAGCTGTGCTTCCGCCGCGGGTAGCCTTCGATAACGATCTGGAGGACGAAATCCGCAAGCACAATGCGATGTGCCATCGAAACGCCCATTTGTTTGACGCGGACTTCGCAGCGCTCATGGAATGGATTTTGGCGCAAAGTAAGCTGTCTGGCTTCGTAGCGCCATCGGGCGACTCGCCCAGCCCTGAAGCTTCATCCGACGCGGGCTCCGACAATGAAAAggctgaagatggcgagcagcagcagtcgcatGAGACTCGCGAAGAGACACCTCTCGACGACTTCACGAAGGCACTGAGCAATGTCAGCACGACTTTCATCCAGCGTATCGCCTCTTGCGATCCAACGCCGGTCAAGAAACTCAACATGTGCTTCAATGGGCTCTACGCAATGTTCCCCGACAATCTGAAGCTGGTTGACGCTGTGCTCCGGGATCTTGTGAAAAACACTTGGTTCTGGGGCATCCTTGGCAGTGGTAAGAAGGCTGCCAGGGCCACGATACAATCCTTCTTGTACCGTGCGCTGTCCAAAGTGCGAGGGCACGATCGGGCATGTCACGATTTTGTAGTGAGTCAGCTTAGAAGTCTGCACGCATACTACATTCACAGGCCCGAATCTGTTGTGGCACTGGACTGGTCCGACTACCTGTCCTTTGCAGGCTCCTTGGCAGCGATCGGACCTTCGGACACTGCTGCAATGCTGGATTGCGGTTACTGGATTTGGGCCTTCGAGATGATCCGTCTGCCTTTCGACAAGGCAACGAGAGCCAAATATCCGGGGCTATTTGATCAGATACTTGCACTTCCCGAGAAGATGGCCGCTGTGTATCAATTCCTTCTGAGTCTTGTTGAGAACCACCTCGAGACACTCGATATCAACAACTTCAGCCCGGACACGGAGCCACATGTCGTTCAGAATGGCAAGACACTGTTGAAGGAACGCGAGCTTGCCCTCCTGGCACAGACTTCTGGCGTCTCTCACGTGTTCACGTGGCTCCGCGCCGCCAGATATGCAGAGGTCACCAACAGTGGAAGCTGGAAAGACTTCGCGCCGGGTAAATTGCTTGGAGCTCTTGTTGGCCCGAATGCTAGCCCGGAGCTTTACAGCGCTACTCGAAACGCCTTAATGCAGCATATCGACAGTGAGGAGGAGCAGTTTAGTGCGCTGCTGAGCCTGGCAATGCACTTCTGCACGAACACTGAATCGCAAGACGATGCTCAAATAGTGTTCGCAGCGGTAGCTAGAGTGACGCCAGCCTGGGAAGGCTCCGAAGGAGAGCTTCTTCAGATACTGCCCTCGGCGATGGAAGAAATTCCAACTGTGGTTCTGATGACACTCGATTTGTGGGTCAAACACCTCTTGCTCATCAAGGCGAGTGGCGTCCGCGAACCCGCAGCGAACTTTGTCGTCCAGAACGTCTACGACCGGAATCCGGACCTCACAGAGCCGAATGTGGTTACCGTACATGCGCGACTCGCTGCCCAGCTTGTCCGGGAAGGCGGACTTGAGATGCAGCTCGCGTATGATGAGGGTCGGTCTCGCGCACGCTTTGAGAACATAATCCACGTTTACCAGTACATCGCGCCGTACTTGGAAAGCTTCAGAAGCCAGGTTGCCGACGAAATCCGCGCCGGCAACGAAGGTTCGCTGCCATTGGACCTCAGAATAGAGTGGGAAAGGGCACAGCAGACATTGGCAATGCTTGAGGAGCTGGGCTCTGTTGTTGCGCAGTGGGAGTCGGAGACGACGGGATCGGCACTTCCTTCAGGTGTCATCAGATCGAGAGAGGAAGATTCCGACGAGTACGAAagtgatgacgaagatgccgaagatggttgggacagcagcagcgaccttGCTTAG